One Bacillus amyloliquefaciens DSM 7 = ATCC 23350 DNA window includes the following coding sequences:
- the nrdF gene encoding class 1b ribonucleoside-diphosphate reductase subunit beta, with translation MTKIYDAANWSKHEDDFTQMFYNQNVKQFWLPEEIALNGDLLTWKYLGKNEQDTYMKVLAGLTLLDTEQGNTGMPIVAEHVEGHQRKAVLNFMAMMENAVHAKSYSNIFMTLAPTETINEVFEWVKQNKYLQKKAHTVVGLYRAIKKDDEISLFKAMVASVYLESFLFYSGFYYPLYFYGQGKLMQSGEIINLILRDEAIHGVYVGLLAQEIYNKQTEAKKAELREFAIELLEELYHNELEYTEDLYDQVGLSHDVKKFIRYNANKALMNLGFDPYFEEEDINPIVLNGLNTKTKSHDFFSMKGNGYKKATVEPIKDEDFYFGQDEEQI, from the coding sequence GTGACAAAAATTTATGACGCAGCAAACTGGTCAAAGCATGAAGATGATTTCACCCAAATGTTTTACAACCAAAACGTAAAGCAGTTTTGGCTTCCGGAAGAGATCGCATTAAACGGCGATCTTCTCACTTGGAAGTATTTGGGTAAAAATGAACAGGATACGTACATGAAGGTTCTCGCCGGCCTGACACTGCTTGATACAGAGCAGGGGAACACGGGCATGCCGATTGTGGCCGAGCACGTAGAAGGCCATCAGCGAAAAGCGGTTCTTAATTTCATGGCGATGATGGAAAACGCGGTGCACGCAAAATCATATTCAAATATTTTTATGACGCTTGCTCCGACTGAAACGATCAACGAAGTGTTTGAATGGGTGAAGCAGAATAAATACCTGCAGAAAAAAGCCCACACCGTCGTCGGACTGTACCGCGCCATAAAAAAAGATGATGAGATTTCGCTGTTTAAAGCGATGGTCGCTTCCGTTTACTTAGAAAGCTTCCTTTTCTACAGCGGTTTCTATTATCCGTTATATTTCTACGGACAGGGCAAACTGATGCAAAGCGGTGAAATCATCAACCTGATTCTTCGTGATGAAGCGATCCACGGTGTCTATGTCGGACTGCTTGCTCAAGAAATATACAATAAACAAACAGAAGCGAAAAAAGCGGAACTCCGCGAATTTGCGATTGAGCTTTTAGAAGAGCTTTATCATAATGAGCTTGAGTATACCGAGGATCTGTACGACCAAGTCGGGCTGTCTCATGACGTAAAGAAATTTATCCGCTATAACGCCAATAAAGCGTTGATGAACTTAGGATTCGATCCTTACTTTGAAGAAGAGGATATTAATCCGATCGTATTAAACGGATTAAACACCAAAACGAAATCACATGATTTCTTCTCCATGAAAGGGAACGGCTACAAAAAAGCGACGGTAGAACCGATTAAAGACGAAGATTTTTATTTCGGCCAAGATGAAGAGCAGATATAA
- a CDS encoding N-acetylmuramoyl-L-alanine amidase: protein MVKIFIDPGHGGTDSGATGNGLQEKAVTLEIALALRTILTDEYVGVSVMMSRTSDKTVSLTERTDAANSWGADYFLSIHINSGGGTGFESYIYPGVGAPTSTYQSAVHTQVIHASGFHDRGKKTDNFHVLRESNMPAILTENGFIDTTADANNLKTSSFIESLARGHAKGLEQAFSLKKKADLYKVQIGAFKVKANADALAANAVSKGFDAIVLSTGGLFKVQIGAFSSRDNAESLAERAKKAGFDTVITLN from the coding sequence ATGGTTAAAATTTTTATAGACCCTGGTCATGGCGGAACTGATTCAGGTGCAACCGGGAACGGCCTCCAGGAAAAAGCGGTCACTCTGGAGATCGCGCTGGCTTTGCGCACAATTCTGACGGATGAGTATGTAGGGGTTTCTGTCATGATGAGCAGGACAAGCGATAAGACGGTCAGCCTGACGGAAAGAACAGATGCCGCCAACAGCTGGGGCGCAGATTATTTTTTATCCATTCATATTAACTCAGGAGGCGGAACCGGATTTGAAAGCTATATTTACCCGGGAGTCGGAGCGCCGACCTCGACTTACCAATCAGCCGTCCACACACAAGTGATCCACGCATCAGGTTTTCATGACCGCGGAAAAAAAACAGACAACTTCCATGTGCTGCGGGAGTCAAATATGCCGGCGATTTTGACGGAGAATGGTTTTATTGATACGACAGCTGACGCAAACAACCTGAAAACATCCAGTTTTATTGAAAGCCTTGCAAGAGGACATGCCAAGGGCTTGGAGCAAGCTTTCAGTCTAAAAAAAAAGGCTGACTTATATAAAGTGCAAATCGGCGCTTTCAAAGTGAAAGCAAATGCTGATGCGCTTGCCGCCAATGCGGTGTCTAAAGGTTTTGATGCAATAGTGCTTTCAACAGGCGGCTTATTTAAAGTGCAGATTGGCGCATTCTCTTCCAGAGATAATGCTGAATCGTTAGCAGAGCGGGCAAAAAAAGCGGGATTTGATACCGTCATTACACTAAACTAA
- the spoVK gene encoding stage V sporulation protein K: protein MLERAVTYKNNGQINIILNGQKQVLTNAEAEAEYQAALQKNEAKHSILKEIEKEMNTLVGMEEMKRNIKEIYAWIFVNQKRAEQGLKVGKQALHMMFKGNPGTGKTTVARLIGKLFFEMNVLSKGHLIEAERADLVGEYIGHTAQKTRDLIKKSLGGILFIDEAYSLARGGEKDFGKEAIDTLVKHMEDKQHEFILILAGYSREMTHFLSLNPGLQSRFPISIDFPDYSVTQLMDIAKRMIAEREYQLSQEAEWKLKDYLMTVKSTTSPIKFSNGRFVRNVIEKSIRAQAMRLLMGDQYLKNDLMTIKSQDLFIKDETAAHE from the coding sequence ATGTTGGAGCGCGCTGTAACCTATAAAAATAACGGACAAATTAACATCATTCTTAATGGCCAAAAGCAAGTGCTGACAAATGCGGAAGCTGAGGCGGAATACCAGGCCGCCCTGCAAAAAAATGAAGCCAAGCACAGCATCCTGAAAGAAATTGAAAAAGAAATGAACACATTAGTGGGAATGGAAGAGATGAAACGCAACATTAAAGAAATTTACGCATGGATCTTCGTCAATCAAAAACGGGCCGAACAAGGGCTGAAAGTCGGGAAACAAGCTCTTCATATGATGTTCAAAGGGAATCCCGGCACCGGGAAAACAACCGTCGCGAGACTGATCGGCAAGCTTTTCTTCGAAATGAACGTTCTTTCAAAAGGACATCTGATCGAAGCAGAACGTGCTGATCTGGTCGGTGAATACATCGGACACACGGCGCAAAAAACGAGAGATCTGATTAAAAAGTCGCTCGGCGGCATTTTATTCATTGATGAGGCGTACTCACTTGCAAGGGGCGGAGAAAAGGATTTCGGTAAAGAGGCGATCGATACGCTTGTCAAGCATATGGAAGACAAACAACATGAATTTATCCTGATTCTGGCAGGATACTCGAGAGAAATGACACATTTCCTTTCATTAAACCCCGGCCTGCAATCGCGTTTTCCTATCAGCATTGATTTTCCGGATTACTCTGTCACTCAGCTGATGGACATTGCCAAGCGCATGATAGCAGAACGGGAGTATCAATTAAGTCAGGAAGCCGAATGGAAGTTAAAAGATTACTTAATGACAGTAAAAAGCACGACAAGCCCCATTAAATTCAGCAACGGTCGCTTTGTCAGAAATGTGATTGAAAAATCAATCCGCGCTCAGGCCATGAGGCTTTTAATGGGAGACCAATACTTAAAAAACGATCTGATGACGATCAAGAGCCAGGATTTATTTATAAAAGATGAGACGGCAGCTCATGAATAA
- the hflX gene encoding GTPase HflX, giving the protein MNEQEEKKETVILVGCQLPHVTDEHFDHSMDELASLTKTADGTVLTRITQKRNRADAATYIGKGKVDELKALCEELEADLVIFNDELSPSQLKSLATAIEAKIIDRTQLILDIFAKRAKTREGKLQIELAQLQYALPRLSGQGINLSRQGGGIGTRGPGETKLETDRRHIRNRIHEINVQLSTVIRHRSRYRERRKKNGVLQAALVGYTNAGKSTWFNKLTSSDSYEEDLLFATLDPMTRKMALPSGYSVLLSDTVGFIQDLPTTLIAAFRSTLEEVKEADLIIHVIDSSNEDYAGHEQTVLGLLKELEADDIPVLTAYNKRDETFPDFIPTAGEGHIMISARIAGDEAKLKAEIEAYLRRELMTAYEVHVPAAEGKLMSRIKSETMIDGLYFNEENERYEVSGYVQEEQSILGELKKFM; this is encoded by the coding sequence TTGAACGAACAGGAAGAAAAAAAAGAAACGGTCATTCTGGTCGGCTGCCAGCTTCCGCACGTGACCGACGAGCACTTTGACCATTCGATGGACGAGCTTGCTTCATTGACAAAAACGGCTGACGGAACGGTGCTGACCCGGATTACGCAAAAACGGAACAGAGCGGATGCCGCTACATATATAGGCAAGGGGAAAGTAGACGAGCTGAAGGCGCTGTGTGAAGAGCTTGAAGCGGATCTGGTCATTTTTAATGATGAACTGTCACCGAGTCAGCTTAAATCACTCGCCACGGCAATTGAAGCGAAAATCATCGACCGCACGCAGCTTATTTTGGATATTTTCGCAAAAAGGGCGAAGACGAGGGAAGGAAAGCTTCAGATCGAATTAGCCCAGCTACAATACGCACTGCCGCGTCTGAGCGGACAAGGAATCAATCTCTCCAGACAAGGCGGCGGAATCGGGACGAGAGGGCCCGGTGAGACAAAGCTTGAAACAGACCGGCGCCACATTAGAAACCGCATACACGAAATTAACGTACAGCTGTCAACGGTTATCCGCCACAGAAGCCGTTACCGGGAGAGACGCAAGAAAAATGGCGTGCTTCAGGCGGCGCTTGTCGGGTATACCAATGCCGGGAAATCAACGTGGTTTAATAAATTAACAAGCTCAGACAGCTATGAAGAAGATCTGCTGTTTGCAACACTTGATCCGATGACGAGAAAGATGGCGCTCCCGAGCGGCTACAGCGTCCTGCTGTCTGATACGGTCGGCTTTATTCAAGATCTCCCGACCACGCTGATTGCCGCTTTCCGTTCAACGCTTGAGGAAGTGAAGGAAGCGGACTTGATCATTCATGTCATTGATTCTTCCAATGAAGATTATGCCGGGCATGAACAGACTGTTCTCGGCCTGTTAAAAGAGCTTGAGGCAGATGATATTCCGGTGTTGACCGCTTATAACAAACGGGATGAAACATTTCCTGACTTCATTCCGACAGCAGGGGAAGGCCACATTATGATCAGCGCTAGAATCGCCGGGGATGAAGCGAAACTAAAAGCGGAAATCGAAGCTTATTTACGCCGGGAGCTGATGACGGCGTATGAAGTTCATGTGCCTGCGGCTGAAGGCAAATTGATGTCACGCATCAAATCAGAGACTATGATCGACGGCCTTTATTTTAATGAAGAAAATGAGCGATACGAAGTCTCGGGGTACGTACAAGAAGAACAAAGCATACTTGGAGAACTGAAGAAATTCATGTAA
- a CDS encoding aminotransferase class I/II-fold pyridoxal phosphate-dependent enzyme: MFETLTHGALLQKTAEETEAEIAAVHKKIEEISERNEWRVLQSYRKHKVSDTHFTPSTGYGYDDIGRDTLEEIYADVFGGEAGLVRPQIISGTHAISIALFGVLRPGDELLYITGKPYDTLEEIVGVRGGEYSGSLKEFQIGYNAVDLTSEGKVDFEAVRAAIRPNTKVIGIQRSKGYANRPSFRINEIEEMIRFVKEIKEDVIVFVDNCYGEFAEEREPCHVGADLMAGSLIKNPGGGLAKTGGYLVGKAKWIEACSYRMTSPGIGSEAGASLYSLQEMYQGFFLAPHVVAQSLKGAVFTARFLEKLGFTSNPAWNTPRTDLIQSVEFQDPDKMIAFCQAIQYASPINAHVTPYPSYMPGYEDDVIMAAGTFVQGASIELSADGPIRPPYVAYVQGGLTYAHVKNAICSAVNALMEKGLI, from the coding sequence ATGTTTGAGACACTGACACACGGCGCTCTTTTACAAAAAACCGCCGAAGAAACAGAAGCGGAAATCGCCGCCGTTCATAAAAAAATAGAAGAGATCAGTGAACGGAATGAATGGAGAGTTTTGCAAAGCTACAGAAAGCATAAAGTAAGCGATACGCATTTTACGCCTTCAACCGGGTACGGCTATGATGACATCGGCCGAGATACACTGGAAGAGATCTATGCTGATGTGTTCGGAGGAGAGGCTGGGCTGGTGAGGCCGCAAATCATTTCCGGGACGCACGCGATTTCAATCGCGCTGTTCGGTGTGCTGAGACCCGGAGACGAATTGCTTTATATAACAGGCAAGCCTTACGATACACTTGAAGAAATCGTCGGGGTGAGAGGCGGGGAGTACTCAGGCTCGCTTAAGGAATTTCAAATCGGGTATAATGCAGTCGATTTAACCTCAGAAGGCAAGGTTGACTTCGAAGCGGTCCGGGCTGCAATCCGTCCGAATACGAAAGTGATCGGTATTCAGCGTTCAAAAGGATATGCGAATCGTCCGTCCTTCAGAATAAATGAAATTGAAGAAATGATTCGTTTCGTAAAGGAAATCAAAGAAGATGTCATTGTTTTTGTGGACAATTGCTACGGAGAATTTGCGGAAGAGCGGGAACCTTGCCACGTCGGTGCGGATCTTATGGCCGGCTCCTTAATTAAAAACCCGGGCGGCGGCCTTGCCAAGACGGGCGGCTATCTTGTAGGAAAAGCCAAGTGGATTGAAGCCTGCTCTTACCGGATGACCTCACCGGGAATCGGAAGTGAAGCCGGCGCCTCGCTTTATTCATTGCAGGAAATGTATCAAGGTTTCTTTCTTGCTCCGCATGTAGTGGCGCAAAGCTTGAAGGGAGCGGTATTTACCGCCCGTTTTCTCGAAAAGCTGGGCTTTACGTCAAACCCGGCCTGGAATACGCCGAGAACGGATCTGATCCAATCAGTTGAGTTTCAGGACCCTGATAAGATGATCGCTTTTTGCCAGGCGATACAATATGCTTCTCCGATTAATGCGCATGTGACGCCGTATCCGAGCTATATGCCGGGATATGAAGACGATGTCATCATGGCAGCGGGCACTTTCGTACAGGGAGCAAGCATTGAATTATCAGCAGATGGCCCTATCAGACCGCCTTACGTTGCTTATGTCCAAGGGGGATTAACTTATGCGCACGTGAAAAATGCGATTTGCAGCGCCGTAAATGCTTTAATGGAGAAAGGGCTGATCTAA
- a CDS encoding MerR family transcriptional regulator translates to MSDNIRRSMPLFPIGIVMQLTELSARQIRYYEENGLIFPARSEGNRRLFSFHDVDKLLEIKNLIEQGVNMAGIKQILDKASAEPEEKSKTAKPMKHDLSDDELRKLLKNELMQAGRFQRGNTFRQGDMSRFFH, encoded by the coding sequence ATGAGTGATAATATTCGCCGCTCAATGCCTTTATTTCCGATTGGGATTGTCATGCAGTTAACAGAACTGTCTGCCCGGCAAATTCGATATTATGAGGAAAATGGACTGATATTTCCAGCGAGAAGCGAAGGGAATAGACGATTATTTTCATTCCATGATGTAGATAAACTGTTAGAAATCAAAAATTTGATTGAACAAGGCGTCAATATGGCTGGTATCAAACAAATTCTGGATAAGGCATCTGCCGAACCGGAAGAAAAATCCAAAACGGCCAAACCGATGAAGCATGATCTGTCTGATGATGAACTCAGAAAGCTTTTGAAAAACGAACTGATGCAGGCAGGCCGTTTCCAGCGGGGGAATACTTTCCGCCAAGGTGACATGTCCCGATTCTTTCATTAA
- the glnA gene encoding type I glutamate--ammonia ligase — MAKYTREDIVKLVNEENVKYIRLQFTDILGTIKNVEIPVSQLEKALDNKCMFDGSSIEGFVRIEESDMYLYPDLNTFVIFPWTAEKGKVARFICDIYNPDGTPFEGDPRNNLKRILKEMKELGFSDFNLGPEPEFFLFKLDEKGEPTLELNDKGGYFDLAPTDLGENCRRDIVLELEEMGFEIEASHHEVAPGQHEIDFKYAGAIRSCDDIQTFKLVVKTIARKHGLHATFMPKPLFGVNGSGMHCNLSLFKEGVNAFFDKDADLQLSETAKHFIAGIVKHATSFTAVTNPTVNSYKRLVPGYEAPCYVAWSAQNRSPLIRIPASRGISTRVEVRSVDPAANPYLALSVLLAAGLDGIKNKLEAPAPIDRNIYVMSKEERMENGIVDLPATLAEALDEFKSNEVMVAALGEHLFEHFIEAKEIEWDMFRTQVHPWEREQYMSQY, encoded by the coding sequence ATGGCAAAGTACACAAGAGAAGACATCGTAAAATTAGTAAATGAGGAAAACGTAAAGTATATCCGCCTTCAGTTCACAGACATTCTCGGAACGATTAAAAACGTAGAAATTCCTGTGAGCCAGCTTGAAAAAGCACTTGATAATAAATGTATGTTTGACGGTTCTTCCATCGAAGGATTTGTCCGCATCGAAGAGTCTGATATGTACTTATATCCTGATCTGAACACATTTGTCATCTTCCCGTGGACGGCTGAAAAAGGTAAAGTAGCACGCTTCATCTGTGATATCTATAATCCGGACGGCACGCCGTTCGAAGGTGATCCGCGTAACAACCTCAAACGGATTCTGAAAGAAATGAAAGAACTCGGATTCAGCGATTTCAATCTTGGACCTGAGCCTGAATTCTTCCTGTTTAAATTAGACGAAAAAGGCGAACCGACGCTTGAATTGAATGATAAAGGCGGATACTTCGACCTCGCTCCGACCGACTTGGGAGAAAACTGCCGCCGCGATATCGTGCTTGAACTTGAAGAAATGGGCTTTGAAATCGAAGCATCTCACCATGAAGTTGCTCCGGGTCAGCACGAAATCGATTTTAAATATGCCGGTGCCATCCGTTCTTGTGACGACATCCAAACTTTCAAACTGGTTGTCAAAACGATTGCCCGCAAACACGGTCTGCATGCGACATTCATGCCAAAACCGCTGTTCGGCGTAAACGGATCCGGTATGCACTGTAATCTATCACTCTTTAAAGAGGGCGTTAACGCATTCTTTGATAAAGACGCTGATCTTCAGCTGAGTGAAACAGCAAAACACTTCATTGCCGGTATTGTAAAACACGCGACAAGCTTTACAGCTGTCACAAACCCGACAGTGAACTCTTACAAACGCCTTGTTCCGGGCTATGAAGCACCTTGTTACGTGGCATGGAGCGCGCAAAACAGAAGCCCGCTGATCCGTATCCCGGCTTCCCGCGGCATCAGCACGCGTGTTGAAGTCCGCAGCGTAGACCCGGCGGCAAACCCGTACTTGGCGTTAAGCGTATTGCTTGCAGCAGGTCTTGACGGAATCAAAAACAAACTTGAAGCGCCGGCTCCGATTGACCGCAACATCTACGTTATGAGCAAAGAAGAGCGCATGGAAAACGGAATCGTAGATCTTCCGGCGACACTGGCGGAAGCTCTCGATGAATTCAAATCAAACGAAGTTATGGTTGCAGCTCTCGGCGAGCACCTGTTCGAACACTTCATCGAAGCAAAAGAAATCGAATGGGATATGTTCCGCACACAGGTTCATCCGTGGGAGCGCGAACAGTATATGTCTCAATATTAA
- a CDS encoding site-specific integrase has product MASFRKRGSTWQYRIKHKDPLTHEQIEVSKGGFKTKKEAQLAARQEELRLNSDLEINGGDVLLKHYLKDWLTEYKQGTVRKNTYILHERNVKTKILPYFKDIKLKDIKPLRYQKFINHLAEQGYSKRTIEIIHGTMFNALSTAVKPLKKLEENPCEGVTIPKIPKKKEKLAYINSDDISFFLKIARQDNYLYYIFFKTLLETGMRKGEAAALQRKDIDLKNNYIHINKSLDFQVKEGEERFGETKTYESERRIKISNSLAKELTAHMKYLNDNRIVFNEVYEHELDLVFCREDGKPLPKSTLFNALNRILKKSGLNKMPIHGLRHTHAVLLLESGATMKFVQERLGHKNITITSDVYSHISEKLENSSVDGYEEYMNSLLS; this is encoded by the coding sequence ATGGCCAGTTTCAGAAAAAGAGGTAGTACCTGGCAATACAGAATAAAGCATAAAGACCCTTTGACTCATGAACAAATTGAGGTCTCTAAAGGCGGATTTAAAACAAAAAAAGAAGCACAACTAGCAGCAAGACAAGAAGAACTGAGGCTGAATAGCGATTTAGAAATCAATGGAGGTGACGTTCTTTTAAAACACTATCTTAAAGATTGGCTCACTGAATATAAACAAGGAACTGTTAGGAAAAACACATATATCCTTCATGAACGTAATGTTAAAACAAAGATCTTGCCCTATTTTAAGGATATTAAGCTTAAGGATATCAAGCCTTTGAGATACCAAAAATTCATCAATCATTTAGCAGAACAAGGGTACAGTAAGAGAACGATCGAGATCATTCACGGGACAATGTTTAATGCTTTATCTACTGCTGTAAAACCATTAAAGAAACTCGAGGAGAATCCTTGTGAAGGGGTAACTATCCCAAAGATACCTAAGAAAAAAGAAAAACTGGCGTACATTAACTCAGACGACATCTCCTTCTTCCTCAAAATTGCAAGACAGGATAACTACCTTTACTACATTTTCTTTAAAACTCTACTTGAAACTGGAATGCGTAAGGGGGAAGCTGCTGCATTACAAAGAAAGGATATTGATTTAAAGAATAATTACATCCATATTAACAAATCTTTAGACTTTCAAGTTAAAGAAGGCGAAGAAAGATTCGGAGAAACAAAAACTTATGAATCCGAGAGACGTATTAAAATAAGCAATTCTTTGGCGAAGGAATTAACAGCTCATATGAAATATTTAAATGATAATAGAATAGTTTTTAATGAAGTATATGAGCATGAATTAGACCTTGTTTTTTGCAGAGAGGACGGCAAACCATTACCGAAATCCACCCTCTTCAATGCACTTAATCGAATTCTTAAAAAGTCTGGGCTTAATAAAATGCCTATACATGGTTTAAGACATACTCACGCTGTTCTTCTTCTTGAATCTGGTGCAACAATGAAGTTTGTACAAGAAAGACTTGGGCATAAAAATATAACCATCACTTCTGACGTGTATTCTCATATCTCAGAGAAACTTGAAAATTCGTCAGTTGACGGTTATGAAGAATATATGAACTCTCTTTTGTCTTAA
- a CDS encoding thermonuclease family protein, protein MKKWLLGIGALSLSFSLAACGSDSASTDKTDSDQAKTTEQEEKDAKETKADTQSNDKNEKAENASKKDSSDKKASDKKKKLVDVTLNRTVDGDTIKVNYKGEVKTVRYLLVDTPETKKPNSCVQPYGEDASTRNKQLVNKGKLQLEFDKGDRTDKYGRMLAYVYVDGKSVQETLLKEGLARVAYVYEPNTKYLGTYKKDEQAAKDKDLKIWSKNGYATDKGFNGCVTKPKKSVSVSKPAQKSVTAHQSETHKSNSNSSHSSSSASSSSSNSTQASPSTGGTEHFANCTELRKKYPHGVPSTHPAYTSKMDRDNDNFACEKN, encoded by the coding sequence TTGAAGAAATGGCTGTTAGGTATTGGCGCACTATCTCTAAGCTTTTCTTTAGCTGCGTGTGGATCTGATTCTGCTTCTACAGATAAAACAGATTCAGATCAAGCTAAAACAACAGAGCAAGAAGAAAAGGATGCAAAAGAGACAAAGGCAGACACTCAATCAAATGACAAAAATGAAAAAGCCGAAAATGCTTCAAAGAAGGATTCGTCGGATAAAAAGGCGTCTGACAAAAAGAAAAAGCTGGTCGATGTAACACTTAACAGAACAGTTGATGGGGATACGATTAAAGTTAACTATAAAGGCGAAGTCAAAACTGTTCGTTATTTACTTGTTGACACTCCTGAAACTAAAAAGCCAAACTCTTGCGTACAACCATATGGTGAGGATGCTTCAACAAGAAATAAACAGCTGGTTAACAAGGGAAAACTTCAACTGGAGTTTGATAAAGGAGATCGCACAGATAAGTATGGCAGAATGTTGGCTTACGTTTATGTAGATGGCAAATCAGTACAAGAAACACTGCTTAAAGAAGGATTAGCACGAGTAGCTTATGTGTATGAGCCTAACACGAAGTATTTAGGCACGTATAAGAAAGATGAGCAAGCTGCTAAAGATAAGGACTTGAAGATTTGGAGTAAGAATGGTTATGCAACTGATAAGGGATTTAATGGTTGCGTAACGAAACCGAAGAAATCAGTAAGTGTGTCTAAGCCGGCTCAAAAGTCAGTTACAGCACATCAATCTGAGACACATAAATCGAACTCAAACAGTTCCCATTCAAGTAGTTCAGCATCAAGTAGCTCTTCTAACTCTACACAAGCCTCCCCTTCTACTGGAGGAACAGAACACTTTGCAAACTGCACAGAGCTGAGAAAGAAATATCCGCATGGAGTACCAAGCACTCACCCTGCTTATACATCTAAGATGGATCGGGATAATGACAACTTTGCATGTGAGAAGAATTAA
- a CDS encoding SMI1/KNR4 family protein, whose product MEDATFHFKDPASPQEISDIEQKLGVTFPNDYKEFLLQHNGMEMFDGIEILSLEGIIEYNEVQDFPEGYVLIGYHFDGRYVIDTNKSKNGLGYMLYLDSIDDIEDAINLDSNFEIWFDMLVSSNGTKYWEVNPNIREYYKLVSE is encoded by the coding sequence ATGGAAGATGCTACTTTTCATTTCAAAGATCCTGCTAGTCCTCAAGAAATTAGCGATATAGAACAGAAGCTAGGTGTTACCTTCCCTAATGACTATAAAGAGTTTTTGTTACAGCACAATGGGATGGAAATGTTTGATGGGATTGAAATACTTAGCTTAGAGGGGATCATTGAATATAATGAGGTTCAAGATTTCCCAGAGGGATACGTTTTAATTGGATATCATTTTGATGGAAGATATGTCATAGACACAAACAAATCAAAAAATGGATTAGGTTATATGCTATATCTAGACTCAATTGATGATATTGAAGATGCGATTAACTTAGATTCGAATTTTGAAATATGGTTTGATATGTTAGTGTCTTCTAATGGAACGAAATATTGGGAAGTGAATCCGAATATCCGAGAGTATTATAAACTGGTTTCAGAATAA